A stretch of the Actinotalea sp. JY-7876 genome encodes the following:
- a CDS encoding GNAT family N-acetyltransferase, with translation MITLRDAATGDLDLLYDLLLEAFNWDGTPRFTRDQVVADLHTARYLAGWKRPDDFGLVAVDGDEPLGAVWARALPAAAPGYGYVADDVPEIGMAVAPAHRGRGVGSALLAGCVEQARGLGRRALSLSVEDGNTAARALYERHGFAVVGRNGDSDTMLREL, from the coding sequence TGTACGACCTGCTCCTGGAGGCGTTCAACTGGGATGGCACGCCCCGCTTCACCCGCGACCAGGTGGTCGCCGACCTCCACACCGCGCGCTACCTGGCCGGGTGGAAGCGACCGGACGACTTCGGTCTCGTCGCCGTCGACGGCGACGAGCCGCTCGGGGCCGTCTGGGCCCGGGCGCTGCCCGCGGCGGCACCGGGTTACGGGTACGTCGCCGACGACGTCCCCGAGATCGGCATGGCCGTGGCGCCGGCGCACCGGGGGCGCGGCGTGGGCTCGGCCCTCCTGGCCGGCTGCGTCGAGCAGGCCCGGGGCCTGGGCCGACGTGCGCTGAGCCTCAGCGTCGAGGACGGCAACACGGCGGCGCGAGCGCTCTACGAGCGGCACGGCTTCGCCGTCGTCGGACGCAACGGCGACTCCGACACCATGCTGCGGGAGCTCTGA
- a CDS encoding transcriptional regulator — MTAEPVFNEVIHASNRLQICAMLAAVEALEFATVRDALAISDSVLSKHVKVLADAGYVAISKVPHGSRTRTWLALTEPGRAALDGHLAELRRIAAMATTT; from the coding sequence GTGACCGCGGAACCGGTCTTCAACGAGGTCATCCACGCCTCGAACCGCCTGCAGATCTGCGCGATGCTCGCCGCGGTGGAGGCCCTGGAGTTCGCCACCGTGCGCGATGCGCTGGCCATCAGCGACTCGGTGCTGAGCAAGCACGTCAAGGTCCTGGCCGACGCCGGCTACGTGGCGATCTCGAAGGTTCCGCACGGGTCGCGGACCCGCACCTGGCTGGCCCTGACCGAGCCGGGCCGCGCGGCGCTGGACGGCCACCTCGCGGAGCTGCGGCGCATCGCCGCGATGGCCACCACGACCTGA
- a CDS encoding PadR family transcriptional regulator, whose amino-acid sequence MSLAAWQRASLPMLVLDVLAVAPRHGYGIAQALVSAGLQPIKGGQLYPLLVRLEDEGAITAGWEESESGPARKVYELTPAGRARREDLRAQWRAFVEAAEAVRSGE is encoded by the coding sequence ATGAGCCTCGCGGCGTGGCAGCGCGCCTCGTTGCCGATGCTGGTCCTCGACGTGCTCGCGGTCGCGCCACGGCACGGCTACGGCATCGCGCAGGCCCTGGTCTCGGCCGGGCTCCAGCCGATCAAGGGCGGCCAGCTCTACCCCCTGCTCGTCCGGCTCGAGGACGAGGGGGCGATCACGGCGGGGTGGGAGGAGAGCGAGTCCGGCCCCGCCAGGAAGGTCTACGAGCTGACGCCCGCCGGCCGCGCCCGGCGCGAGGACCTGCGCGCCCAGTGGCGCGCGTTCGTCGAGGCAGCGGAGGCGGTGCGGTCGGGCGAGTGA